A region from the Dehalococcoides mccartyi CG5 genome encodes:
- a CDS encoding polysaccharide deacetylase family protein, with translation MISVVLPACNEEKFLPRCLDSICRQDFDSYEIIVVVNGSIDKTALVARKYPVKILHCEKHSAFYARQIGAAAASGEIIVQADADTIYPPDWLSRIYADFKHQPSAVAVAGIYRYADPPWWAFLEYLLRLVCNAYTCLFHGRPMLISGANFAFKRHVFERIGGYHVTTFSADQYDISTRLSRQGKVLLDRRLIAVTSARRVKKPFLRILRDVFKNIAMVTGWVLQYINRFFRRLYRSPLFFRSVKNTLPIFGLVGILFWGYASPSSQLFGKVYFEGEGESKTISLTFDDGPNPEYTPEILAILDKYGIKATFFVVGKNVETYPELTREILERGHILGNHSYSHDANHALSDFGAKDMLRCAETICKYTGVTPCLYRPPYGKRSPWELAAANEMNVTTVSWGYAVEGKSLAETDNAISKILDKSGPSCILLFHDGYGIDANSLQSDCQLTIKVLDSLISNLLQQGYKFVTVPELLGLDAYS, from the coding sequence ATGATCAGCGTTGTATTGCCTGCTTGCAATGAGGAGAAGTTTCTTCCCCGTTGTCTCGACAGTATCTGCCGACAGGACTTTGACAGCTATGAAATCATCGTAGTAGTCAACGGCAGCATAGACAAAACCGCACTGGTTGCCCGCAAATACCCCGTAAAAATACTGCACTGCGAAAAGCACAGCGCCTTTTATGCCCGGCAGATAGGTGCGGCAGCCGCCTCAGGCGAAATAATCGTTCAGGCAGACGCCGATACCATTTACCCCCCGGACTGGCTCTCCCGCATATATGCAGATTTTAAACATCAACCTTCTGCAGTAGCAGTGGCCGGTATTTACCGTTATGCAGACCCTCCATGGTGGGCATTTCTGGAATATTTACTGCGTCTGGTATGTAATGCTTATACCTGCCTGTTCCATGGCCGCCCCATGCTTATCTCAGGGGCTAACTTTGCCTTTAAACGCCATGTATTTGAAAGAATCGGCGGCTACCATGTCACTACCTTTTCGGCAGACCAATATGATATATCCACCCGCCTGAGTAGACAAGGCAAAGTACTTCTTGACCGCCGTCTTATAGCCGTCACCTCTGCCCGAAGAGTAAAAAAACCATTCCTCAGGATACTGCGTGACGTATTTAAAAATATAGCCATGGTAACCGGCTGGGTATTACAGTATATAAACCGGTTTTTCCGCCGTTTATACCGCAGTCCCCTGTTCTTCCGTTCAGTCAAAAATACTTTGCCGATATTCGGTTTAGTGGGCATACTGTTCTGGGGATACGCCAGCCCATCTTCGCAACTGTTCGGCAAGGTTTATTTTGAAGGGGAAGGTGAGAGCAAAACTATCTCCCTGACCTTTGATGACGGCCCCAATCCCGAGTACACCCCCGAAATACTGGCTATACTGGATAAATATGGTATAAAAGCCACCTTTTTTGTGGTGGGCAAAAACGTAGAGACTTACCCTGAGCTAACCCGGGAAATACTTGAGCGTGGGCATATACTGGGCAATCATTCGTACAGCCATGACGCCAACCATGCCCTGTCTGATTTCGGGGCAAAAGATATGCTAAGGTGTGCCGAAACTATCTGTAAATATACCGGTGTTACCCCCTGTCTTTACCGCCCGCCATACGGAAAACGGTCTCCCTGGGAACTAGCGGCCGCCAATGAAATGAATGTAACAACTGTCAGCTGGGGATATGCAGTGGAGGGCAAAAGCCTGGCCGAAACTGACAATGCCATCTCCAAAATACTTGATAAAAGCGGCCCCAGCTGCATACTATTATTCCATGATGGTTACGGTATAGACGCCAATAGCCTCCAATCTGACTGCCAGCTGACTATCAAAGTCCTGGACAGCCTGATATCAAACCTGCTCCAGCAGGGCTACAAATTTGTAACTGTACCCGAATTGCTTGGGCTGGATGCTTACTCTTAG